The following proteins are co-located in the Pedobacter sp. FW305-3-2-15-E-R2A2 genome:
- a CDS encoding alginate export family protein has translation MNINYPHLAKVLAICICCSMATAYGQGIKLMRYDEDYSQLKDSVRNFYNTLKFLPLSADKKVYLSFGGEIREEFGGKINEDWIRNQGFNSSFLQRYSLYADLNIGERLRFFTQVNSALENGSKYGPSPVDEDQLAVQNLFAEYRILKDSSNTLVLRVGRQEINYGSGRLISVREGTTVRQYFTGAKVGYATPRFSIDAFVLAADEVNFGVFDNRPSHQANLWGAYSNLHIQKAGNFDFYYLGIRRDQAEFEEGIAKEVRHTVATRYWKSGGGFIYNLEAAYQFGKFGKGDIDAWTLAIELGYTFENTRFKPSINLRNDYISGDKKAGDGKLQTFNPLFPKGGYFGFNPLIGPSNLMDLHPYLTLAITDKLTAQADVVFNWRYSLKDGIYRPGGNFNTAGSISNHRFIGTTYLLSADYQFNKHLSFSAGGQYFRVGDFIKDIVPLWDNSKFFNAQVSYKF, from the coding sequence ATGAATATTAATTATCCTCATTTGGCGAAGGTACTGGCCATTTGTATTTGCTGTTCAATGGCAACTGCATATGGCCAGGGCATTAAACTGATGCGCTACGATGAGGATTATAGTCAGCTGAAAGATTCGGTCAGGAATTTCTACAACACTTTGAAGTTCCTGCCGCTTTCGGCGGATAAAAAGGTATACCTCAGTTTTGGGGGGGAGATCAGGGAAGAATTCGGAGGGAAAATCAATGAGGATTGGATCAGAAATCAAGGGTTCAATTCTTCTTTTTTACAACGTTATTCGCTATATGCTGATTTGAATATTGGCGAAAGACTGCGCTTTTTTACACAGGTAAACAGTGCCCTGGAAAATGGCAGTAAATATGGCCCTTCTCCGGTTGATGAAGATCAGCTTGCTGTTCAAAACCTGTTTGCGGAGTACCGGATCCTTAAAGATTCGTCCAATACACTGGTCCTTCGTGTGGGCCGGCAGGAAATCAACTATGGCTCAGGGAGGTTAATTTCAGTTAGAGAGGGGACAACGGTCAGGCAGTATTTTACAGGAGCTAAAGTTGGGTATGCGACACCCCGGTTTTCAATTGATGCCTTTGTTTTGGCCGCTGATGAAGTCAATTTTGGGGTCTTCGATAATCGCCCAAGCCATCAGGCCAATCTTTGGGGTGCCTATTCAAATCTCCATATTCAAAAAGCCGGAAACTTCGATTTTTACTACTTAGGCATCAGACGCGACCAGGCGGAATTTGAGGAGGGCATCGCAAAGGAAGTCAGGCATACTGTAGCTACCCGATATTGGAAAAGTGGTGGCGGTTTTATCTATAATTTAGAGGCTGCCTATCAGTTCGGAAAATTTGGAAAGGGTGATATTGATGCCTGGACACTGGCCATTGAGTTGGGGTATACTTTTGAGAATACCAGATTTAAGCCTTCGATTAACCTGAGAAATGATTACATCTCGGGAGATAAAAAAGCAGGAGACGGGAAACTGCAAACCTTTAATCCTTTATTTCCTAAAGGGGGCTATTTTGGTTTTAATCCGCTTATCGGGCCTTCTAATTTAATGGATTTACATCCTTACTTAACACTTGCCATCACGGATAAATTAACCGCTCAGGCGGATGTTGTTTTCAACTGGAGGTATTCATTAAAGGATGGGATCTATCGCCCGGGCGGAAATTTTAACACCGCAGGTTCCATATCTAACCACCGCTTTATCGGTACTACTTATTTGTTAAGTGCAGATTATCAATTCAATAAACACCTTTCGTTTAGTGCCGGCGGACAATATTTCCGGGTTGGCGATTTCATCAAAGACATCGTTCCGCTTTGGGACAATTCAAAGTTTTTTAATGCTCAGGTATCCTATAAATTTTAA
- a CDS encoding hydrolase, whose amino-acid sequence MKPSPDLLSPENHALVLIDFEGQMAFATKSISITELRTNVAIIAGASQIFKVPTIVTTVAEDSFAGPVFPEIEEFYPQATSGYIDRTSMNTWEDGPAYKAITGTGKQKLVLAGLWTGVCIVGPALSALSEGFDVFVVTDACGDVSAEAHERAIQRMVHAGVKPITSVQYILELQRDWARTETYVAVTDLMKKYGAGYGLGIQYAHKMIKH is encoded by the coding sequence ATGAAACCATCACCAGATCTTTTATCGCCGGAAAACCATGCTTTAGTATTAATCGACTTTGAAGGCCAGATGGCTTTTGCTACAAAAAGCATTTCAATTACGGAATTGAGAACCAATGTGGCCATTATTGCCGGTGCTTCTCAGATTTTCAAGGTACCTACCATTGTGACCACAGTGGCAGAAGATTCTTTTGCCGGACCTGTATTTCCGGAAATCGAAGAATTCTATCCTCAGGCAACTTCAGGTTATATCGACCGGACTTCTATGAATACCTGGGAAGACGGACCGGCTTACAAAGCCATCACCGGTACAGGAAAACAAAAATTGGTGCTTGCCGGCTTATGGACGGGCGTATGTATTGTAGGCCCTGCATTGTCTGCGTTGTCAGAAGGATTTGATGTTTTTGTCGTTACGGATGCCTGTGGAGATGTCAGTGCAGAAGCACACGAAAGAGCCATTCAAAGAATGGTCCATGCAGGGGTAAAACCGATTACTTCGGTTCAGTACATCCTGGAACTGCAAAGAGACTGGGCAAGAACCGAAACTTATGTTGCGGTAACTGACCTGATGAAAAAGTATGGCGCAGGATATGGCCTGGGAATTCAGTATGCACATAAAATGATCAAACACTAA
- a CDS encoding histidine kinase dimerization/phosphoacceptor domain -containing protein — translation MNLPIKHRYLILCLILCLHYLPGIAQTNLRNSLSELRALLSKQKDAENRAVYQIKLSRFYLYNKSDTKQNLDSAYFFAVAATDAGKSGQLTAVDKESRTVLAEVLLRKGATKAALALTSGMDELTKARMLINAGSYFIYKRAEYKTDLDTAANFLLQAKKIAGAKKALKLVHEAELYLCDCYREGGQRQKSDEHFARLLKDCESSEDEEVAAATASRIGDHLPFGTEKIRFYELALAYYKKIGRTEQEIGMAKGIADVNLNLGNLKLAEQQLLSVLKRYQQLGYKNLQFTYDLLSAINQFSGAQKAALSYAISAIDYMELTESDASAGYFYSNLARIYGVMGDTQRSIDYFRKAVDRTNPRESDARLTAVKNLADQLITQGKIAEVFKIVDANIRKVEVSELGWMIISGIRGECYAALKKNALAEAHFLEMIRWGKKIPSHSFHKAESFYMIGAFYMHIKSFAKARTYLNKIALLPAGTYPLSKIKDAYHSLYQLDSATNRLDSAIVHYKLYKLISDSLLHASANRTISELALRYQSKQQEKDNQLLRKESILQLGKLQKADLTNKITWAGIAALLLIMGLIYRNYYHRKKANQQLVAQQQIITNKNHSLELLLASQEKLLNEKEWLIKEIHHRIKNNLQVVASLLNSQLNYLDNEEARLAIKDSQNRIQSISLIHQKLFQSEDLNIVDIHAYIHDLMKFLCDTFHVGQRINFIIDIPKISFDITQATPLGLIINEAITNIIKYAFPDDRPGETQISLRKGSNEKYIFQIKDNGTGLPKDLDQGKTMGMTLIRGLAEQLGGTAEIVSDHGLSISIEFELISAER, via the coding sequence ATGAATTTACCGATTAAGCATCGCTATCTTATTCTATGCTTGATTTTATGTCTGCACTACCTGCCAGGTATTGCCCAGACCAATCTGCGGAATAGCCTGTCCGAGCTCAGGGCCTTGTTGTCCAAACAGAAGGATGCAGAAAACAGAGCCGTTTACCAGATCAAGCTGAGCAGGTTTTACCTCTATAATAAGTCCGATACGAAACAAAATCTGGACAGTGCTTATTTCTTTGCAGTCGCGGCGACAGATGCCGGTAAAAGCGGTCAGCTCACTGCAGTCGATAAAGAAAGCAGGACTGTCCTTGCAGAAGTACTGTTGAGGAAAGGCGCCACTAAAGCTGCCCTTGCCCTGACCTCAGGTATGGACGAGCTGACCAAAGCCAGAATGCTCATCAATGCAGGCAGCTATTTTATTTACAAAAGAGCAGAATATAAGACCGATCTCGATACTGCGGCTAACTTTCTCCTACAGGCAAAAAAAATCGCCGGCGCTAAGAAAGCCCTTAAATTGGTACATGAGGCCGAACTTTACCTTTGCGACTGCTACCGGGAAGGCGGTCAGCGGCAAAAATCAGACGAACATTTTGCCCGGCTTTTAAAGGATTGCGAATCCAGCGAAGATGAGGAGGTGGCAGCAGCCACCGCTTCAAGAATTGGAGACCATCTGCCTTTTGGAACGGAGAAAATCAGGTTCTATGAACTTGCACTAGCGTATTATAAAAAAATTGGCCGGACGGAACAGGAAATCGGGATGGCGAAAGGAATTGCGGATGTAAACCTAAATCTGGGGAATCTTAAACTCGCGGAACAGCAACTTCTTTCGGTGCTCAAAAGATACCAGCAGCTGGGGTATAAAAACCTGCAATTTACCTACGACCTGTTGTCGGCGATTAACCAATTCAGCGGAGCCCAGAAAGCGGCCTTATCTTATGCAATTTCCGCGATAGACTATATGGAGCTGACGGAAAGCGATGCTTCCGCAGGTTATTTTTATAGCAACCTGGCCAGGATTTATGGAGTTATGGGAGATACACAGCGAAGCATTGACTATTTCCGGAAGGCGGTGGACCGGACCAATCCCAGGGAAAGTGACGCGAGACTTACCGCAGTCAAAAACCTTGCAGATCAACTAATTACCCAAGGGAAGATCGCAGAAGTATTCAAGATCGTGGATGCCAACATCAGAAAAGTAGAAGTATCCGAGCTGGGCTGGATGATCATTTCCGGCATCAGGGGAGAATGTTATGCGGCATTGAAAAAAAATGCCCTTGCAGAAGCGCATTTCCTGGAGATGATCCGTTGGGGAAAGAAGATACCCAGCCATTCTTTTCATAAAGCAGAAAGCTTTTACATGATCGGCGCATTTTACATGCACATTAAATCCTTTGCCAAAGCCAGAACTTATCTCAACAAAATAGCTTTACTGCCTGCGGGAACCTATCCCCTTTCCAAAATTAAAGATGCCTACCACTCTTTGTACCAGCTGGATTCTGCTACAAACAGACTGGACTCGGCAATTGTACATTATAAACTTTATAAGTTAATCTCAGATTCCCTGTTACATGCCTCTGCAAACCGGACCATTTCCGAACTTGCCCTTCGTTACCAGTCTAAACAACAGGAGAAAGACAACCAGTTGCTGCGGAAGGAAAGCATCCTTCAATTGGGTAAACTGCAAAAAGCAGACCTCACCAACAAAATCACATGGGCCGGTATTGCTGCATTATTGCTCATTATGGGCCTGATTTACCGCAACTACTACCACCGTAAAAAAGCCAATCAGCAACTTGTAGCGCAACAGCAGATCATTACCAATAAGAACCATTCCCTCGAGCTGCTGCTCGCAAGTCAGGAAAAGCTCCTGAATGAAAAGGAATGGCTCATTAAGGAAATCCATCACCGGATCAAAAACAACCTGCAAGTGGTTGCCAGTTTATTGAATTCACAGCTCAATTATCTGGACAATGAAGAGGCCAGGCTTGCCATTAAGGACAGCCAGAACCGGATCCAGTCGATCTCTCTGATCCATCAAAAACTTTTTCAATCTGAGGACCTGAATATCGTAGATATCCATGCCTATATCCATGACCTGATGAAGTTTCTCTGCGATACTTTTCATGTTGGTCAAAGGATCAATTTTATCATTGACATTCCTAAAATATCTTTCGATATTACGCAGGCTACTCCCCTCGGACTGATCATTAATGAGGCCATTACCAATATCATTAAATATGCATTTCCCGATGATCGTCCGGGAGAAACCCAGATCAGTCTCCGCAAAGGCTCAAATGAAAAGTACATTTTTCAGATCAAAGACAACGGCACAGGTCTGCCGAAGGATCTCGATCAGGGTAAGACTATGGGAATGACACTGATCCGGGGATTGGCCGAACAACTTGGCGGAACAGCGGAGATCGTATCTGATCATGGACTCTCGATCAGCATTGAATTTGAGTTGATTTCTGCAGAAAGATAG
- a CDS encoding sigma-54 dependent transcriptional regulator: MKYGEPDMLIQLSEELKAAREIIAKQQQEITDYQQQLEEEKLLQAEEISLNYLDEDIVGSSPLILQVLRSVAQVATSSSTVLILGETGTGKELIAKAIHQASSRKLKTMVKLNCASIPSNLAESELFGHEKGSFTGALERRIGKFELADNSTLFLDEIAELPLELQGKLLRALQEKEIERLGGQKVIHTDARIIAATNLDLLKEVQEGRFRSDLFYRLNVFPIQLPPLRARKEDIEQLSSHFLRKLAMKNADKPKQLSKKALKMLMAHEWPGNIRELEHVMERSVLLTKGAVIKDVSLPVAAGRIPATDQVSNIKTIAENERSHILSVLKLCAGKISGPAGAAKILGVPATTLNSKLKKLNILRKHILR; the protein is encoded by the coding sequence ATGAAATACGGGGAACCAGATATGCTCATTCAACTTTCTGAGGAGCTTAAGGCAGCAAGGGAAATTATCGCAAAGCAGCAACAGGAAATTACGGATTATCAACAACAACTGGAAGAAGAAAAATTACTGCAGGCGGAAGAAATATCCCTTAATTACCTTGATGAGGATATCGTGGGCAGCAGTCCTTTGATCCTGCAGGTGTTGAGATCCGTAGCACAGGTGGCCACTTCCAGCAGTACGGTATTGATTCTGGGCGAAACTGGGACTGGAAAAGAGCTGATTGCAAAAGCGATTCACCAGGCCTCTTCCAGAAAGCTTAAAACGATGGTTAAGCTCAATTGTGCCTCCATACCCTCCAATCTGGCCGAGAGCGAGCTCTTCGGACATGAGAAAGGAAGCTTTACCGGTGCTCTGGAACGCAGGATCGGTAAATTCGAACTCGCCGACAACAGTACGTTGTTCCTCGATGAGATTGCCGAGCTCCCGCTGGAGCTTCAGGGAAAACTACTCCGGGCCTTACAGGAAAAAGAAATCGAACGTCTGGGCGGACAAAAAGTGATTCATACCGATGCAAGGATCATCGCCGCAACCAATCTTGACCTGCTGAAAGAGGTACAGGAAGGGAGGTTCAGAAGCGATCTTTTCTACCGGCTAAATGTCTTTCCAATCCAGTTGCCTCCGCTAAGAGCAAGAAAAGAAGACATTGAGCAACTTTCTTCTCATTTTCTCCGCAAGCTGGCCATGAAAAACGCAGACAAGCCTAAACAGTTGTCTAAAAAGGCGCTTAAAATGCTCATGGCGCATGAATGGCCAGGAAACATCAGAGAACTGGAACATGTGATGGAACGGAGTGTACTCCTGACAAAAGGAGCAGTCATCAAAGACGTCTCCCTTCCGGTTGCAGCGGGAAGAATCCCTGCAACAGATCAGGTTTCCAACATTAAGACCATCGCTGAAAATGAACGCAGTCATATCCTGTCTGTATTGAAGCTTTGTGCCGGTAAAATATCGGGTCCGGCAGGAGCCGCAAAAATACTCGGTGTCCCGGCCACAACCTTAAACTCTAAACTCAAGAAACTGAACATCTTGAGAAAACATATACTGCGTTAG
- a CDS encoding Imm19 family immunity protein has protein sequence MKLNLSNQDFCLYLISQFPFAADDEKEIMLTDYLMEHFEMPAKDWLEELTGQTEEDGGEPDPWTGYTYIHEVNDKVTLFAEFHSFNTVYFFNDIYLGNTGGHFHLSLLTWTELKEIIANDKTEGSPLFLLLLPLVIGNESEKPEIESKILEALQQTALHLNEVHLEQITKFLTSHLIFGESEKNRFTPKEHIGLTTTRNHSERNEQHRDEELQQINEIISLAST, from the coding sequence ATGAAACTAAACCTATCAAACCAGGATTTCTGTCTATACCTGATCAGTCAGTTTCCTTTCGCTGCAGATGATGAAAAGGAAATCATGCTTACTGATTATCTGATGGAGCATTTTGAAATGCCTGCAAAGGACTGGCTTGAAGAACTGACAGGCCAAACAGAGGAAGACGGAGGGGAGCCGGATCCCTGGACTGGATATACCTATATCCATGAAGTAAATGATAAGGTGACTCTTTTTGCAGAATTTCATTCCTTCAATACGGTCTATTTTTTCAATGATATCTATTTAGGAAACACCGGAGGACATTTTCACCTGTCTTTACTAACCTGGACGGAGCTAAAAGAAATCATCGCAAATGATAAGACCGAAGGGTCTCCGCTATTTTTATTGTTGCTTCCCCTGGTTATCGGCAATGAGTCGGAAAAACCAGAAATTGAAAGTAAGATTTTAGAGGCCTTGCAACAGACCGCGCTTCACCTGAATGAGGTGCATTTGGAGCAGATCACCAAATTTCTGACGAGTCATTTGATTTTCGGGGAGAGTGAGAAAAACAGATTCACACCTAAGGAACATATCGGCCTGACCACCACCCGTAACCATTCAGAAAGAAATGAGCAACATCGTGATGAAGAGCTGCAACAAATCAATGAAATCATCAGTTTGGCCAGTACCTAA
- a CDS encoding sigma 54-interacting response regulator translates to MKDKILIVEDEFIVANDLSLMLKKAGYDSCGIAPSVARALELIAEQQPDWVLIDIFLQGDRTGIDLGIQLSNMDIPFIYISANTNQSILQAAKATLPYGFLVKPFREKDLLVMLDIAQYRHGQNIKYNIGHQMGLVQQLAGITVKKEASAEKVKQIAQLLQPVLPFDQLFLTRMNPRSPSRDCNVIKSASGNYQLESTESMLKLLSVSTRDYKLWNPLGLQLDKQLYCAYEFRKLRMEDRWTQVISDKFGLESAIVASITAPNGDMYRAVFFSKEGELYNSIHVDLANQIMAPFSAMIDEVFFSKPMTEIKEVKVNPSPPSHFYGIIGHSPLLNSVFDKVKIVAPDDTSVLILGESGTGKERIAQILHELSPRKGKKMVTVNCAALPLPLIESTLFGHEKGAFTGASDRRIGKFEQADGGTLFLDEIGELPLEAQVKLLRVLQEKEIERLGANQTKKINVRIITATNRNLEKEVAEGRFRLDLYYRLNVFPIELPSLRQRKEDIEALAIHFIEKYSSKSERPVKSISAAALQQLIDYDWPGNIRELEHLIERAVLLSSGTEITDTGLAPGVQTEQPMNGNLNLTGSQPATGKMKTLEEVEKAYILEILHLCKGKISGPGGAAELLNIPSTTLNSKIKKLGISYEFTD, encoded by the coding sequence ATGAAAGATAAGATTTTGATCGTAGAGGACGAGTTTATCGTCGCCAATGACCTCAGCCTGATGCTAAAAAAAGCAGGGTACGACAGCTGTGGCATTGCACCTTCAGTAGCAAGGGCCTTGGAACTCATCGCTGAACAACAGCCCGACTGGGTACTTATTGATATTTTCCTGCAGGGGGACCGTACCGGAATAGACTTAGGGATTCAGCTCTCTAATATGGACATACCCTTCATTTACATTTCTGCAAATACCAACCAGAGCATTCTTCAGGCCGCTAAAGCGACATTGCCCTATGGATTTCTGGTCAAACCATTCCGGGAGAAAGATCTGTTGGTCATGCTCGATATCGCACAATACCGGCATGGGCAAAACATCAAGTATAACATCGGGCACCAGATGGGACTGGTACAGCAATTGGCAGGGATCACTGTAAAAAAGGAAGCCAGTGCAGAAAAAGTAAAGCAAATTGCGCAATTGCTGCAACCTGTTTTACCTTTCGATCAGCTGTTTCTGACCAGGATGAATCCCCGGAGCCCTTCGCGCGATTGCAACGTTATCAAATCAGCCTCCGGAAACTATCAGCTGGAATCTACAGAATCGATGCTCAAACTGCTTTCCGTATCTACCCGCGACTATAAACTTTGGAACCCGCTGGGATTGCAGCTCGACAAGCAATTGTACTGCGCTTACGAATTCAGAAAACTACGCATGGAAGACCGCTGGACGCAAGTGATCTCAGATAAATTCGGACTCGAATCTGCGATTGTCGCCAGCATTACGGCTCCTAACGGCGACATGTACAGAGCCGTATTCTTCAGCAAAGAAGGAGAACTTTACAACAGCATTCATGTAGACCTGGCCAATCAGATCATGGCGCCTTTTAGTGCAATGATCGATGAAGTATTCTTCAGCAAACCAATGACCGAAATTAAAGAGGTCAAGGTAAATCCATCGCCTCCCTCCCATTTTTATGGGATTATTGGCCACAGTCCACTGTTAAATTCTGTATTTGACAAGGTGAAGATCGTTGCTCCGGATGATACTTCTGTGCTCATTCTTGGGGAAAGTGGAACGGGTAAAGAACGTATTGCTCAGATCCTGCATGAACTCTCCCCTAGAAAAGGGAAAAAGATGGTGACGGTAAACTGTGCAGCCTTGCCGCTCCCCTTAATTGAATCTACCCTTTTTGGTCATGAAAAAGGTGCTTTTACCGGTGCCAGCGACAGAAGGATCGGGAAATTTGAGCAGGCAGATGGTGGAACCCTGTTTTTAGATGAAATCGGCGAACTGCCATTGGAGGCTCAGGTTAAGCTCCTTCGTGTCCTTCAGGAAAAAGAGATTGAACGCCTTGGGGCAAATCAAACGAAAAAGATAAACGTACGGATCATTACCGCGACCAACCGCAACCTGGAAAAAGAAGTGGCAGAAGGAAGGTTCCGGCTGGACCTCTATTACAGGCTCAACGTATTTCCGATCGAACTTCCCTCCTTACGACAACGGAAAGAAGACATCGAAGCCCTTGCCATTCATTTCATCGAAAAGTACAGCAGCAAATCTGAAAGGCCGGTCAAATCCATTTCTGCTGCGGCACTTCAGCAATTGATCGATTACGACTGGCCCGGTAATATCAGGGAACTGGAACACCTGATTGAGCGGGCAGTATTACTGAGTTCCGGAACTGAAATAACCGATACCGGACTTGCGCCGGGAGTGCAGACTGAACAGCCTATGAACGGAAATCTGAACCTTACCGGAAGTCAGCCTGCAACCGGAAAAATGAAGACCCTTGAAGAAGTGGAAAAAGCATATATCCTGGAAATCCTCCATTTATGTAAAGGAAAGATATCTGGTCCGGGAGGGGCCGCCGAGTTGTTGAATATTCCTTCCACGACGCTAAATTCTAAAATTAAAAAACTGGGGATTTCGTATGAATTTACCGATTAA
- a CDS encoding M17 family peptidase N-terminal domain-containing protein translates to MKNNFRIAMIIFSVFVTGTAFGQASTAIGTAKVWGTMDGIAIEGVVQGPSAQLSDLQIACVFEYTEGDIFNTPPALPPALNGLVHLDQDMKGLLTEIRKSGKFHGHANETILISPPKGTIGGKKLLLIGLGDRNKFSPDLMTGVGSVAMREAIKLGVDNFSFASDLKDAGIDSPTALVAGNVVRGIFEAYRTQTWLKEKKMSTFKPVSRVILLAGPAFFTTAGEGIQEAIAALKN, encoded by the coding sequence ATGAAAAACAACTTCAGAATAGCCATGATTATATTTTCTGTATTCGTTACAGGAACAGCATTTGGACAAGCCAGCACCGCCATCGGGACGGCCAAAGTTTGGGGTACGATGGATGGAATTGCCATCGAAGGCGTCGTTCAGGGACCATCGGCGCAGCTGAGCGATTTGCAGATCGCTTGTGTTTTCGAATATACAGAAGGTGATATTTTTAATACGCCACCGGCACTTCCTCCGGCTTTAAATGGCCTGGTGCACTTAGATCAGGATATGAAAGGCCTGCTGACCGAAATCCGCAAAAGCGGGAAATTTCATGGTCATGCGAACGAAACGATTTTAATTTCCCCACCAAAAGGGACGATAGGTGGTAAAAAACTGCTTTTAATCGGTCTTGGCGACAGGAATAAATTTAGCCCGGATTTGATGACGGGAGTGGGGAGCGTTGCGATGAGAGAAGCGATTAAACTAGGCGTAGACAATTTTTCTTTTGCAAGTGATTTAAAAGATGCAGGAATTGACTCGCCAACGGCACTGGTTGCCGGAAACGTAGTGAGGGGTATTTTTGAAGCTTACCGGACACAAACCTGGTTAAAAGAAAAGAAGATGTCCACTTTTAAGCCGGTCTCAAGAGTAATCCTTCTGGCTGGTCCGGCATTTTTTACCACTGCGGGTGAAGGAATTCAGGAAGCAATCGCTGCCCTGAAAAATTAA
- a CDS encoding SusD/RagB family nutrient-binding outer membrane lipoprotein, with amino-acid sequence MKKIYLVLTVISLVMSSGCKKYIDVNNDPNRPINVGEPLMLAPIEMLISQNINAAGDGNLSIVLQQYLQVIALNQVAPNFGTYLMYNQDMDGDWYNMYVRTLNNLSILKGKAANNGNSNYSGIAKILTAYCLGTASDAWGDIPYSAAFNGKGNLTPVYDSQESVYKQIDALLADGIADIAKKAGLKPASDDYFYNGDMDKWTRLAYTLKARYLMHLTKAPGYNATTQAQLAITALNNGMTGNDDDLKMIFVGTPGTENPWQQNFLPASTLVLANTFVDGFKTRNDPRLAKMVAPAKETGLYTGREAGLDEIGSLESYSIPAAFYAAPNAFNYLVNYSEALFLKAEATLIISGAATAQPIYTEAVKAHMAKVGVSTGDANTYLTSRGNLTSANALKLIIEEKSIANFLNAENYTDWRRTGFPVLTKVKNALSEIPRRVLYPNTEIISNPQPQQNAKLTDRVWWDKN; translated from the coding sequence ATGAAAAAGATATACCTGGTTTTAACGGTCATCAGTCTGGTGATGAGTTCAGGATGTAAGAAATATATTGATGTAAATAATGACCCCAACAGGCCGATCAATGTGGGTGAACCCTTGATGCTGGCACCGATTGAAATGCTGATCTCCCAAAATATAAATGCTGCCGGTGATGGCAATTTAAGCATCGTTTTGCAGCAATACCTACAGGTGATTGCACTGAATCAGGTGGCCCCAAATTTCGGTACCTATTTGATGTACAACCAGGACATGGATGGCGACTGGTACAACATGTATGTAAGGACACTGAACAACCTTTCGATACTCAAAGGTAAAGCTGCTAATAATGGTAATTCTAATTATTCGGGGATTGCCAAAATTTTAACGGCTTACTGTTTAGGAACAGCTAGTGATGCATGGGGAGATATCCCTTATTCAGCGGCTTTTAATGGCAAAGGTAACCTGACACCAGTGTACGATAGTCAGGAGTCGGTGTACAAACAAATCGACGCCTTGCTGGCGGATGGAATCGCAGATATCGCAAAGAAGGCGGGCCTGAAACCAGCAAGCGACGACTACTTTTACAATGGTGATATGGACAAATGGACAAGGCTGGCTTATACTTTAAAAGCCCGTTACCTGATGCACCTGACGAAAGCGCCGGGCTATAACGCCACTACACAGGCTCAACTGGCAATCACTGCACTGAACAACGGGATGACGGGGAATGATGATGATCTGAAAATGATTTTTGTGGGTACTCCGGGTACAGAAAACCCATGGCAGCAAAACTTTCTTCCTGCCAGCACTTTGGTACTTGCCAATACCTTTGTGGATGGGTTTAAAACAAGAAATGATCCGAGGTTAGCTAAAATGGTGGCACCGGCAAAAGAAACCGGACTTTATACCGGCAGGGAAGCAGGTTTGGACGAAATTGGAAGTCTGGAATCTTATTCCATCCCTGCAGCTTTCTATGCAGCGCCAAATGCATTTAACTACCTGGTAAACTATTCGGAAGCACTGTTTTTAAAAGCAGAGGCCACATTGATCATATCCGGTGCTGCAACAGCTCAACCGATATACACGGAGGCGGTTAAAGCACATATGGCAAAAGTTGGTGTCAGCACAGGCGATGCAAATACTTACCTGACCAGCCGCGGAAACTTAACTTCAGCAAATGCCTTAAAACTGATTATAGAAGAAAAATCAATTGCTAACTTCCTGAATGCGGAGAATTATACAGACTGGCGCCGCACAGGATTTCCGGTATTAACAAAGGTTAAAAATGCCCTCTCGGAAATTCCTAGAAGGGTATTGTATCCAAATACAGAAATCATTTCCAACCCACAACCTCAGCAGAACGCGAAACTGACCGATAGGGTATGGTGGGATAAAAATTAA